From Seriola aureovittata isolate HTS-2021-v1 ecotype China chromosome 16, ASM2101889v1, whole genome shotgun sequence, one genomic window encodes:
- the sgce gene encoding epsilon-sarcoglycan isoform X2, with protein sequence MMSTMSAAAVAVWLGTVYIAHAYDVKHSALHERHVHMERSMGLKQRTTMYRDVVTILSRSHADRNVYPSAGVLFVHVLEREYFKGEFPPYPKSGDASNDPITFNTNLMGYPDRPGWLRYIQRTPHSDGVLYGSPTAEHVGKPTVIEITAYNRRTFETARHNLVINIMATEEFPLPFQAEFYIKNMNVEEMLASEVLGDFLGAVKNVWQPERLNAINITSALDRGGRVPLPINNLKEGVYVMVGADVPFSSCLREVESPHNQLRCSQEMEPVISCDKKFRAQFHIDWCKISLVDINKVVPVYITRPDPGTGILPEFGEYNPPSESLKSRDYFSDFLITLAVPSAVALVLFFILGYTMCCRREGVIQLVHHSSIQKSTKELRSMSKNREISWPLSTLPVFNPVSGEVVPPIHPDNYETTSMPLMQTQTNLQNQITIPQQRPSGDNYVMSTFRRLEVNGIPEERKVAEALNL encoded by the exons ATGATGAGCACCATGTCCGCTGCAGCTGTCGCGGTATGGCTTGGTACGG TTTACATTGCACATGCCTATGATGTGAAACACAGCGCTTTACATGAGAGACATGTCCACATGGAGCGATCCATGGGCTTGAAGCAGAGAACAACCATGTACAGAGATG TGGTCACCATCTTGTCGAGGTCTCATGCGGACCGTAACGTCTACCCATCTGCAGGAGTGCTGTTTGTCCATGTTCTGGAAAGAGAGTACTTCAAAGGAGAGTTTCCTCCCTACCCAAAATCAG GTGACGCCAGCAATGACCCCATAACTTTCAACACCAACCTGATGGGCTACCCAGACAGGCCAGGCTGGCTGCGTTACATCCAGAGAACACCGCACAGTGACGGAGTGCTCTATGGCTCCCCCACTGCAGAGCACGTTGGCAAGCCCACCGTCATAGAG ATTACTGCCTATAACAGACGCACTTTCGAGACGGCACGGCACAACTTGGTCATAAACATTATGGCCACGGAAG AGTTCCCTCTGCCCTTCCAGGCTGAGTTTTAcatcaaaaacatgaatgtgGAGGAAATGCTGGCCAGCGAGGTGCTGGGGGACTTCCTGGGAGCTGTGAAAAATGTATGGCAGCCTGAGCGCCTCAACGCCATCAACATCACCTCGGCACTGGATCGTGGTGGCCGTGTGCCCCTCCCCATCAATAACCTCAAAGAAGG AGTGTATGTGATGGTTGGTGCTGATGTTCCCTTCTCGTCGTGCCTGCGGGAGGTGGAAAGCCCACATAACCAGCTGCGCTGCAGTCAAGAGATGGAGCCTGTCATCAGCTGTGACAAGAAGTTCAGAGCTCAGTTTCACATCGACTGGTGTAAGATTTCTCTG GTTGACATCAACAAGGTAGTGCCGGTATACATTACCCGTCCGGACCCAGGCACAGGGATCCTGCCAGAATTTGGGGAATACAACCCCCCCTCTGAGTCTCTGAAGAGCCGGGACTACTTTTCCGACTTCCTTATCACGCTGGCTGTTCCCTCTGCTGTGGCGCTagtcctcttcttcatcctcgGCTACACTATGTGCTGCCGACGGGAAGGGGT CATCCAGCTGGTTCACCACAGCTCCATCCAGAAGTCCACCAAGGAGCTGCGGAGCATGTCTAAGAACCGCGAAATCTCCTGGCCGCTCTCCACACTGCCCGTCTTCAACCCAGTCAGCGGTGAGGTGGTGCCGCCCATCCACCCTGACAACTATGAGACCACCAGCATGCCCCTCATGCAGACACAGAC GAACCTGCAAAATCAGATTACGATACCACAGCAACGGCCATCAG GAGATAACTATGTCATGTCAACATTTCGAAGGCTGGAG GTAAATGGTATTCCTGAGGAGAGAAAGGTGGCCGAGGCCCTTAATTTGTGA
- the sgce gene encoding epsilon-sarcoglycan isoform X1 encodes MMSTMSAAAVAVWLGTVYIAHAYDVKHSALHERHVHMERSMGLKQRTTMYRDVVTILSRSHADRNVYPSAGVLFVHVLEREYFKGEFPPYPKSGDASNDPITFNTNLMGYPDRPGWLRYIQRTPHSDGVLYGSPTAEHVGKPTVIEITAYNRRTFETARHNLVINIMATEEFPLPFQAEFYIKNMNVEEMLASEVLGDFLGAVKNVWQPERLNAINITSALDRGGRVPLPINNLKEGVYVMVGADVPFSSCLREVESPHNQLRCSQEMEPVISCDKKFRAQFHIDWCKISLVDINKVVPVYITRPDPGTGILPEFGEYNPPSESLKSRDYFSDFLITLAVPSAVALVLFFILGYTMCCRREGVEKRNMQTPDIQLVHHSSIQKSTKELRSMSKNREISWPLSTLPVFNPVSGEVVPPIHPDNYETTSMPLMQTQTNLQNQITIPQQRPSGDNYVMSTFRRLEVNGIPEERKVAEALNL; translated from the exons ATGATGAGCACCATGTCCGCTGCAGCTGTCGCGGTATGGCTTGGTACGG TTTACATTGCACATGCCTATGATGTGAAACACAGCGCTTTACATGAGAGACATGTCCACATGGAGCGATCCATGGGCTTGAAGCAGAGAACAACCATGTACAGAGATG TGGTCACCATCTTGTCGAGGTCTCATGCGGACCGTAACGTCTACCCATCTGCAGGAGTGCTGTTTGTCCATGTTCTGGAAAGAGAGTACTTCAAAGGAGAGTTTCCTCCCTACCCAAAATCAG GTGACGCCAGCAATGACCCCATAACTTTCAACACCAACCTGATGGGCTACCCAGACAGGCCAGGCTGGCTGCGTTACATCCAGAGAACACCGCACAGTGACGGAGTGCTCTATGGCTCCCCCACTGCAGAGCACGTTGGCAAGCCCACCGTCATAGAG ATTACTGCCTATAACAGACGCACTTTCGAGACGGCACGGCACAACTTGGTCATAAACATTATGGCCACGGAAG AGTTCCCTCTGCCCTTCCAGGCTGAGTTTTAcatcaaaaacatgaatgtgGAGGAAATGCTGGCCAGCGAGGTGCTGGGGGACTTCCTGGGAGCTGTGAAAAATGTATGGCAGCCTGAGCGCCTCAACGCCATCAACATCACCTCGGCACTGGATCGTGGTGGCCGTGTGCCCCTCCCCATCAATAACCTCAAAGAAGG AGTGTATGTGATGGTTGGTGCTGATGTTCCCTTCTCGTCGTGCCTGCGGGAGGTGGAAAGCCCACATAACCAGCTGCGCTGCAGTCAAGAGATGGAGCCTGTCATCAGCTGTGACAAGAAGTTCAGAGCTCAGTTTCACATCGACTGGTGTAAGATTTCTCTG GTTGACATCAACAAGGTAGTGCCGGTATACATTACCCGTCCGGACCCAGGCACAGGGATCCTGCCAGAATTTGGGGAATACAACCCCCCCTCTGAGTCTCTGAAGAGCCGGGACTACTTTTCCGACTTCCTTATCACGCTGGCTGTTCCCTCTGCTGTGGCGCTagtcctcttcttcatcctcgGCTACACTATGTGCTGCCGACGGGAAGGGGT ggaaaaaagaaacatgcaaaCACCAGA CATCCAGCTGGTTCACCACAGCTCCATCCAGAAGTCCACCAAGGAGCTGCGGAGCATGTCTAAGAACCGCGAAATCTCCTGGCCGCTCTCCACACTGCCCGTCTTCAACCCAGTCAGCGGTGAGGTGGTGCCGCCCATCCACCCTGACAACTATGAGACCACCAGCATGCCCCTCATGCAGACACAGAC GAACCTGCAAAATCAGATTACGATACCACAGCAACGGCCATCAG GAGATAACTATGTCATGTCAACATTTCGAAGGCTGGAG GTAAATGGTATTCCTGAGGAGAGAAAGGTGGCCGAGGCCCTTAATTTGTGA
- the sgce gene encoding epsilon-sarcoglycan isoform X4: protein MMSTMSAAAVAVWLGTVVTILSRSHADRNVYPSAGVLFVHVLEREYFKGEFPPYPKSGDASNDPITFNTNLMGYPDRPGWLRYIQRTPHSDGVLYGSPTAEHVGKPTVIEITAYNRRTFETARHNLVINIMATEEFPLPFQAEFYIKNMNVEEMLASEVLGDFLGAVKNVWQPERLNAINITSALDRGGRVPLPINNLKEGVYVMVGADVPFSSCLREVESPHNQLRCSQEMEPVISCDKKFRAQFHIDWCKISLVDINKVVPVYITRPDPGTGILPEFGEYNPPSESLKSRDYFSDFLITLAVPSAVALVLFFILGYTMCCRREGVEKRNMQTPDIQLVHHSSIQKSTKELRSMSKNREISWPLSTLPVFNPVSGEVVPPIHPDNYETTSMPLMQTQTNLQNQITIPQQRPSGDNYVMSTFRRLEVNGIPEERKVAEALNL, encoded by the exons ATGATGAGCACCATGTCCGCTGCAGCTGTCGCGGTATGGCTTGGTACGG TGGTCACCATCTTGTCGAGGTCTCATGCGGACCGTAACGTCTACCCATCTGCAGGAGTGCTGTTTGTCCATGTTCTGGAAAGAGAGTACTTCAAAGGAGAGTTTCCTCCCTACCCAAAATCAG GTGACGCCAGCAATGACCCCATAACTTTCAACACCAACCTGATGGGCTACCCAGACAGGCCAGGCTGGCTGCGTTACATCCAGAGAACACCGCACAGTGACGGAGTGCTCTATGGCTCCCCCACTGCAGAGCACGTTGGCAAGCCCACCGTCATAGAG ATTACTGCCTATAACAGACGCACTTTCGAGACGGCACGGCACAACTTGGTCATAAACATTATGGCCACGGAAG AGTTCCCTCTGCCCTTCCAGGCTGAGTTTTAcatcaaaaacatgaatgtgGAGGAAATGCTGGCCAGCGAGGTGCTGGGGGACTTCCTGGGAGCTGTGAAAAATGTATGGCAGCCTGAGCGCCTCAACGCCATCAACATCACCTCGGCACTGGATCGTGGTGGCCGTGTGCCCCTCCCCATCAATAACCTCAAAGAAGG AGTGTATGTGATGGTTGGTGCTGATGTTCCCTTCTCGTCGTGCCTGCGGGAGGTGGAAAGCCCACATAACCAGCTGCGCTGCAGTCAAGAGATGGAGCCTGTCATCAGCTGTGACAAGAAGTTCAGAGCTCAGTTTCACATCGACTGGTGTAAGATTTCTCTG GTTGACATCAACAAGGTAGTGCCGGTATACATTACCCGTCCGGACCCAGGCACAGGGATCCTGCCAGAATTTGGGGAATACAACCCCCCCTCTGAGTCTCTGAAGAGCCGGGACTACTTTTCCGACTTCCTTATCACGCTGGCTGTTCCCTCTGCTGTGGCGCTagtcctcttcttcatcctcgGCTACACTATGTGCTGCCGACGGGAAGGGGT ggaaaaaagaaacatgcaaaCACCAGA CATCCAGCTGGTTCACCACAGCTCCATCCAGAAGTCCACCAAGGAGCTGCGGAGCATGTCTAAGAACCGCGAAATCTCCTGGCCGCTCTCCACACTGCCCGTCTTCAACCCAGTCAGCGGTGAGGTGGTGCCGCCCATCCACCCTGACAACTATGAGACCACCAGCATGCCCCTCATGCAGACACAGAC GAACCTGCAAAATCAGATTACGATACCACAGCAACGGCCATCAG GAGATAACTATGTCATGTCAACATTTCGAAGGCTGGAG GTAAATGGTATTCCTGAGGAGAGAAAGGTGGCCGAGGCCCTTAATTTGTGA
- the sgce gene encoding epsilon-sarcoglycan isoform X3 → MMSTMSAAAVAVWLGTVYIAHAYDVKHSALHERHVHMERSMGLKQRTTMYRDVVTILSRSHADRNVYPSAGVLFVHVLEREYFKGEFPPYPKSGDASNDPITFNTNLMGYPDRPGWLRYIQRTPHSDGVLYGSPTAEHVGKPTVIEITAYNRRTFETARHNLVINIMATEEFPLPFQAEFYIKNMNVEEMLASEVLGDFLGAVKNVWQPERLNAINITSALDRGGRVPLPINNLKEGVYVMVGADVPFSSCLREVESPHNQLRCSQEMEPVISCDKKFRAQFHIDWCKISLVDINKVVPVYITRPDPGTGILPEFGEYNPPSESLKSRDYFSDFLITLAVPSAVALVLFFILGYTMCCRREGVEKRNMQTPDIQLVHHSSIQKSTKELRSMSKNREISWPLSTLPVFNPVSGEVVPPIHPDNYETTSMPLMQTQTNLQNQITIPQQRPSGKWYS, encoded by the exons ATGATGAGCACCATGTCCGCTGCAGCTGTCGCGGTATGGCTTGGTACGG TTTACATTGCACATGCCTATGATGTGAAACACAGCGCTTTACATGAGAGACATGTCCACATGGAGCGATCCATGGGCTTGAAGCAGAGAACAACCATGTACAGAGATG TGGTCACCATCTTGTCGAGGTCTCATGCGGACCGTAACGTCTACCCATCTGCAGGAGTGCTGTTTGTCCATGTTCTGGAAAGAGAGTACTTCAAAGGAGAGTTTCCTCCCTACCCAAAATCAG GTGACGCCAGCAATGACCCCATAACTTTCAACACCAACCTGATGGGCTACCCAGACAGGCCAGGCTGGCTGCGTTACATCCAGAGAACACCGCACAGTGACGGAGTGCTCTATGGCTCCCCCACTGCAGAGCACGTTGGCAAGCCCACCGTCATAGAG ATTACTGCCTATAACAGACGCACTTTCGAGACGGCACGGCACAACTTGGTCATAAACATTATGGCCACGGAAG AGTTCCCTCTGCCCTTCCAGGCTGAGTTTTAcatcaaaaacatgaatgtgGAGGAAATGCTGGCCAGCGAGGTGCTGGGGGACTTCCTGGGAGCTGTGAAAAATGTATGGCAGCCTGAGCGCCTCAACGCCATCAACATCACCTCGGCACTGGATCGTGGTGGCCGTGTGCCCCTCCCCATCAATAACCTCAAAGAAGG AGTGTATGTGATGGTTGGTGCTGATGTTCCCTTCTCGTCGTGCCTGCGGGAGGTGGAAAGCCCACATAACCAGCTGCGCTGCAGTCAAGAGATGGAGCCTGTCATCAGCTGTGACAAGAAGTTCAGAGCTCAGTTTCACATCGACTGGTGTAAGATTTCTCTG GTTGACATCAACAAGGTAGTGCCGGTATACATTACCCGTCCGGACCCAGGCACAGGGATCCTGCCAGAATTTGGGGAATACAACCCCCCCTCTGAGTCTCTGAAGAGCCGGGACTACTTTTCCGACTTCCTTATCACGCTGGCTGTTCCCTCTGCTGTGGCGCTagtcctcttcttcatcctcgGCTACACTATGTGCTGCCGACGGGAAGGGGT ggaaaaaagaaacatgcaaaCACCAGA CATCCAGCTGGTTCACCACAGCTCCATCCAGAAGTCCACCAAGGAGCTGCGGAGCATGTCTAAGAACCGCGAAATCTCCTGGCCGCTCTCCACACTGCCCGTCTTCAACCCAGTCAGCGGTGAGGTGGTGCCGCCCATCCACCCTGACAACTATGAGACCACCAGCATGCCCCTCATGCAGACACAGAC GAACCTGCAAAATCAGATTACGATACCACAGCAACGGCCATCAG GTAAATGGTATTCCTGA